The Deltaproteobacteria bacterium genome segment GCCCCCGCAAAGAGCTCCTGCGGTGAGCATCAAGCCGCTCCCGCTTCGTCACGGACATCCCGGTCCAGGATGTACACATCCGCCTCGATACCTCCGCTTGCACGGCGGGCCCCGACAAGGCACATAACCCCGCTCCCTGACAGCCTCGGCTCGAGAAAGAGGTTTGGGCTCACCCTCTTCAGGATCCCCATCATGTTGGTCTTCAATTCCTTTATGTGTACTTCCTCTTCCGCGCCGTATTCAAAATGGTGGTTTCTCACTACCTGCGTTACCTCTACGGCGATCCGATCCGGATCCAGAACTTTCGTGATGCGCCCGACGAGCAAGTCTTTCATCGTAAACCTCCGCCCATTTTCTTTCCGGTACACGCGGCCCACGATGTCAGGGGCGGGCCCTTCGGGGTTGGCCGTGCCGTAACCTTCGGGGGGGGATATGTCGGCAATTTTTCCATCCATACCGAAGGGCGCCTCCCGTTAGACATCGTTAACGGATCCTTCCTCCTCTGGCAGAGTTTTCAACCGTCTGGCTTTCGGTAATAACAAAAAGCGTGCCAGGCGGGCGAAAATGGTGCAACCTTCACTGGCTGCGGGAGGCTATGCCGGCCCGTCACCGGCCAGGTGAAAAAAAAATGTGCATAAGAGTCGTCAAATTCTCAAATATCTTGGCAGCTTAGGAAACCCCGCGCCAGCCGGTGACCGAATGAGCGGGTATCCCCGTCACGATACGTCTCCTTTTCGAGAGGGAGCGAGGGGCACATATGAGGTTCTTCCGATGAGATAAAAGTGTAACCTGACACACACATGTGACACCACGGGAGGCGAAAATGCCACACTCAATAATCTTTTTCCCCCCCGGAGATGTTGTACTTTTTCATTCTCCTGTACATGGTCTTCCTGCTTATCCCCAGGATGCGTGCTGCCTTTGCCTTGTTGCCGTGGGTTTTCTCCAGCGTCTCAATGATCTCCTCGGACTCGCTTTGCCCTTCACCTGCCAGGTAGAGCATGTTCGCGCCGGATGCGCCCTTGAATTCCGGCGGCAGGTCGCCGATGGTGATGATCGATTGCCGGCAGAGGATGAAAGCGTGTTCCAGGGTATGTTCGAGCTGCCTCACGTTTCCCGGCCAGTGATGGCCCATGAACAGTTTCATCACATCCGTGGAAACCCCCGCGATATTCCTGTTGAACTGCTGGTTGAACTTCGAAACGAAATGGCTGACGAGGAGCGGAATATCCTGGGTCCGGTCCCTGAGAGGGGGCAGGGGTATCTCCACCACCTTCAGGCGGTAATAGAGATCTTCCCGGTATTCCCCTTTCCTGACCTTTTCCAGGAGGTCCTTGTTGGTTGCGGCAACGATACGGACGTCCACCCTGATGGGGGTCGAGTCTCCGACCCGCTCAAAGACCTTTTCCTGGAGCACCCGCAGGAGGCGGAGTTGTATGCGGGGTGTGATATCCCCGATTTCGTCGAGGAAGATGGTTCCCCCGTCCGCCCTCTGGAACCGGCCGACCTTGTCGTGGACGGCGCCGGTGAACGCTCCCTTGACGTGCCCGAAGAGCTCGCTTTCCAGCAGGTTCTCCGAGAGGGCGACGCAGCTTACCTTGACCAGGGGCTTGTCGCTGCGGTCGCCCCGGAAATGGAGTGCGTCGGCAACCAGCTCCTTCCCCGTGCCGCTCTCACCGGTTATCAGGACGGTGGTCTGGACACTGCTCAGGTCGTCTATCAGGGAATATATTCTCTGCATGACCTCGCTCTTTCCGTGCATATTGCCGAACTGTCGGAGTTTCCTGAGATCCCGCTCCAGCGAATCCAGCTGCGTTTCGTCCCTGACCACCATAACGGCTCCCGAGAAGATGTGAGATCGGTTGTAAAGGGGAGAGGCGGTGACGGTCACCACCTGCCCGGGCCGATCCCCGTGGGCGCACTCTATCCTGTGCATTTCCACAGGCTCTCTTTCCTCTATCGTCTTTACGAGGGCGTCGAGGCATTTCCCCCTGCAGGGCCGGTGCTGGGAGGGGAAACTCTTCCCGATGATGTCCCGGGTGAACCCGCAGATCCTGCCTGCCGCCTCGTTGACCTCGATGATCGTCAGCTCGTTGTCGACGGTGACGATCCCGTCCTTGACGCTCCTGAATATGGTATCCAGGTTTGAACGGTACCGCTCTTTCTCGTACACCACCGCCTTGTGCAGCAGCGCCATTTTCGTTATGCGGAGCAGGGTGAGCTTTCGAACCGGCTTGACTATATAGTCGTATGCCCCCAGGCGCAGGGCCTCCGTGGAGGTCTTTATATCGGGAAATCCGGTGATGATGACGACGGGACATATGAGGTTCCTCTCCCGCGTTTCCTTGAGGATATCGATACCCGTCCTCCCGTCGAGGCGGATGTCGGCAAATATGAGATCGAATTCCTGCCTTTCGAGCTTCTCCAGGGCTTCGACGGAGCCTGTGGCTGTTTCCACCATGTAACCTTCGTCGGAGAGGAATTTTTCGAAGGTAAACCGTATCC includes the following:
- a CDS encoding response regulator: MTRILVIDDEEGIRFTFEKFLSDEGYMVETATGSVEALEKLERQEFDLIFADIRLDGRTGIDILKETRERNLICPVVIITGFPDIKTSTEALRLGAYDYIVKPVRKLTLLRITKMALLHKAVVYEKERYRSNLDTIFRSVKDGIVTVDNELTIIEVNEAAGRICGFTRDIIGKSFPSQHRPCRGKCLDALVKTIEEREPVEMHRIECAHGDRPGQVVTVTASPLYNRSHIFSGAVMVVRDETQLDSLERDLRKLRQFGNMHGKSEVMQRIYSLIDDLSSVQTTVLITGESGTGKELVADALHFRGDRSDKPLVKVSCVALSENLLESELFGHVKGAFTGAVHDKVGRFQRADGGTIFLDEIGDITPRIQLRLLRVLQEKVFERVGDSTPIRVDVRIVAATNKDLLEKVRKGEYREDLYYRLKVVEIPLPPLRDRTQDIPLLVSHFVSKFNQQFNRNIAGVSTDVMKLFMGHHWPGNVRQLEHTLEHAFILCRQSIITIGDLPPEFKGASGANMLYLAGEGQSESEEIIETLEKTHGNKAKAARILGISRKTMYRRMKKYNISGGEKDY